In Zea mays cultivar B73 chromosome 7, Zm-B73-REFERENCE-NAM-5.0, whole genome shotgun sequence, the following proteins share a genomic window:
- the LOC100284937 gene encoding RING-H2 finger protein ATL2I, whose product MNSPPGDDGGGSAHGLFGSGGIRGFGYGVGVSIGILLVATTIALAIYFCTRTSMPESAAAPAPPRQGGDAERGIDEATLEAFPAVAYAEARKAAANQACCCPVCLDCYGDGDVVRVLPDCGHLFHRACVDPWLRQRPTCPVCRTSPLPSPMPTPLAEVTPLASARPS is encoded by the coding sequence ATGAACTCGCCGCCGGGCGACGACGGAGGCGGCAGCGCGCACGGCTTATTCGGGTCGGGCGGCATCCGCGGGTTCGGCTACGGCGTCggcgtgtccatcggcatcctccTCGTGGCCACCACCATCGCGCTCGCCATCTACTTCTGCACGCGCACCTCCATGCCCGAGtccgccgccgcgcccgcgccgccgcggCAGGGCGGCGacgccgagcggggcatcgacgaGGCCACGCTCGAGGCGTTCCCGGCGGTGGCCTACGCGGAGGCGAGGAAGGCGGCGGCGAACCAGGCGTGCTGCTGCCCCGTCTGCCTCGACTGCTACGGCGACGGCGACGTGGTCCGGGTGCTCCCCGACTGCGGCCACCTGTTCCACCGCGCCTGCGTCGACCCCTGGCTCCGGCAGCGCCCCACGTGCCCGGTCTGCCGCACGTCGCCGCTGCCCAGCCCCATGCCCACGCCGCTCGCCGAGGTCACGCCGCTGGCGTCCGCGCGGCCGTCGTGA
- the LOC103631951 gene encoding protein CTR9 homolog yields MSKATGTAVNWVQMVGMEDWSFQYAHMSIVPVGQLCIAKGELQMASDSFKIVLDEDENNFPALLGQASVYFLMGEAEQQHKKSLEHYRNSLDLYKKALRVYCNCPAAVRLGIAFCRYKLGQVEKARQAFQRVLELDPQNVDAPGVSSRYGRSRLAEGRTRGGSLPLIK; encoded by the exons ATGTCCAAGGCGACTGGAACTGCTGTCAACTGGGTGCAAATGGTTGGGATGGAG GATTGGAGCTTTCAGTATGCTCATATGTCAATTGTTCCTGTAGGTCAACTCTGTATTGCCAAGGGTGAGTTGCAAATGGCGTCTGACTCGTTCAAGATTGTGTTGGATGAAGATGAGAACAATTTTCCAGCTCTACTTGGTCAG GCCTCTGTTTACTTTTTGATGGGCGAAGCAGAGCAGCAGCACAAAAAATCATTGGAGCATTACAGGAACTCATTAGATCTCTACAAG AAAGCTCTTCGGGTCTATTGCAATTGTCCTGCTGCTGTAAGGCTTGGTATAGCTTTTTGCCGATACAAACTTGGACAAGTGGAAAAAGCTCGTCAAGCTTTTCAGCGagttttagag TTGGACCCTCAGAATGTTGATGCACCGGGCGTGAGCAGCAGATACGGACGATCTAGATTGGCTgaaggcagaaccaggggaggcagcctaccccttata AAATGA
- the LOC109941011 gene encoding homeobox-leucine zipper protein HOX32-like codes for MNKLLMEENDRLQKQVSRLVLDNGYMKNRLHSPSVATTDTTCECVVTSGQHNQQPSSSASSTKGCEQPSRSTRYC; via the exons ATGAACAAGCTGTTGATGGAGGAGAATGACCGGCTGCAGAAGCAGGTTTCCCGTCTCGTCTTGGACAACGGGTATATGAAGAATCGACTCCACAGT CCTTCTGTAGCCACCACCGACACAACCTGTGAGTGCGTGGTGACAAGTGGTCAGCACAACCAACAACCCAGCAGTTCTGCATCCTCCACAAAGGGATGCGAACAACCCAGCAGG TCTACTCGCTATTGCTGA
- the LOC100501925 gene encoding uncharacterized protein LOC100501925 isoform 1 (isoform 1 is encoded by transcript variant 1), which translates to MGCCLHRRLCLGGTGTLPFVRRFTAKEVEAATRGFTAVLDAAGTAYRARFAGGLVATVVRRRRDADDNDDHHRQGEGGGGGTTDAFYLELQLLARLNHRHVVRLRGFALAHHARFLVFDHMENRSLKECLHDPLRTPLDWRTRLQVAIDVAAALEYLYYHCDPPVFHVSVNSGTVLMDANFVAKLSDVGVVSHDVRLATTDSFQDRVERRRAGLAFQYGVLVLELVTGQSPGADGELVRWAQDPGSAASVHRMVDADLGGVYDARELRDLVAVARLCTRDRDDRDEGAGVVTIPQIVRYLQGKLERIGCQARFG; encoded by the exons ATGGGCTGCTGCCTCCACCGCCGCCTCTGCCTCGGCGGCACGG GTACCCTGCCGTTCGTCAGGCGGTTCACGGCCAAGGAGGTGGAGGCCGCCACGCGCGGCTTCACCGCGGTGCTCGACGCCGCCGGCACGGCCTACAGGGCGCGCTTCGCCGGCGGcctcgtcgccaccgtcgtcaggCGCCGCCGCGACGCCGACGACAACGACGACCACCATCGccagggagagggaggaggaggagggaccACGGACGCCTTCTACCTGGAGCTGCAGCTGCTGGCCCGCCTCAACCACCGCCACGTCGTCAGGCTGCGCGGCTTCGCGCTAGCCCACCACGCAAG GTTCCTCGTCTTCGATCACATGGAGAACAGGAGCCTCAAGGAATGCCTCCACG ATCCGCTCCGGACGCCGCTGGACTGGCGGACCAGGCTGCAGGTCGCCATTGACGTCGCGGCAGCACTG GAATACCTCTACTACCACTGCGACCCCCCGGTGTTCCACGTGTCCGTCAACTCCGGCACCGTGCTCATGGACGCCAACTTCGTCGCCAAG CTATCGGATGTCGGCGTGGTCAGCCACGACGTGAGGCTCGCCACCACTGACTCCTTCCAAG ACCGGGTCGAGCGGAGGCGGGCGGGCCTGGCGTTCCAGTACGGCGTGCTGGTGCTGGAGCTGGTGACGGGGCAGTCCCCGGGCGCCGACGGCGAGCTCGTGCGCTGGGCGCAGGACCCCGGCTCCGCCGCCTCCGTGCACCGGATGGTGGACGCCGACCTCGGCGGCGTCTACGACGCCCGCGAGCTCCGCGACCTCGTCGCCGTCGCCAGGCTCTGCACCAGGGACAGGGACGACAGGGACGAGGGCGCTGGCGTCGTCACCATTCCGCAGATCGTCAGGTACCTCCAGGGGAAGCTGGAGCGGATCGGATGCCAGGCCAggttcggatga
- the LOC100501925 gene encoding uncharacterized protein LOC100501925 isoform 2 (isoform 2 is encoded by transcript variant 2), which yields MGCCLHRRLCLGGTGTLPFVRRFTAKEVEAATRGFTAVLDAAGTAYRARFAGGLVATVVRRRRDADDNDDHHRQGEGGGGGTTDAFYLELQLLARLNHRHVVRLRGFALAHHARFLVFDHMENRSLKECLHDPLRTPLDWRTRLQVAIDVAAALPIHHSGIPLLPLRPPGVPRVRQLRHRAHGRQLRRQAIGCRRGQPRREARHH from the exons ATGGGCTGCTGCCTCCACCGCCGCCTCTGCCTCGGCGGCACGG GTACCCTGCCGTTCGTCAGGCGGTTCACGGCCAAGGAGGTGGAGGCCGCCACGCGCGGCTTCACCGCGGTGCTCGACGCCGCCGGCACGGCCTACAGGGCGCGCTTCGCCGGCGGcctcgtcgccaccgtcgtcaggCGCCGCCGCGACGCCGACGACAACGACGACCACCATCGccagggagagggaggaggaggagggaccACGGACGCCTTCTACCTGGAGCTGCAGCTGCTGGCCCGCCTCAACCACCGCCACGTCGTCAGGCTGCGCGGCTTCGCGCTAGCCCACCACGCAAG GTTCCTCGTCTTCGATCACATGGAGAACAGGAGCCTCAAGGAATGCCTCCACG ATCCGCTCCGGACGCCGCTGGACTGGCGGACCAGGCTGCAGGTCGCCATTGACGTCGCGGCAGCACTG CCGATTCATCATTCAGGAATACCTCTACTACCACTGCGACCCCCCGGTGTTCCACGTGTCCGTCAACTCCGGCACCGTGCTCATGGACGCCAACTTCGTCGCCAAG CTATCGGATGTCGGCGTGGTCAGCCACGACGTGAGGCTCGCCACCACTGA